The genomic region CAAGCGCTCTCCCACCTGCCCTAATAAGCTCAGGCTTATTCGCTGGTCAAAATCCAGGGAATAGTTTCGCCTGTTTCTGGGGGAAAATGCAGGATTATCCTGTTTGGTATATAAAAGCCCCAGATCCATTTCTACTGAACCTTGTGGCACGATATTGATCTCTGAACCACCAAAAATGGTTTCAAAGAAATTACTGTTCACATAAAAATCTGGTAATAGATCCTTCTGAATGTCTTCTGCTCCTTCTTTTCTTCCTGAAAGCGCATCATTCTTCAGCTTGAAATAATTGCGCATTTCTTCCTGAAGTACGAGGTCTTCAAATTCCTGAGGAGTTAGAACAAGAGGTAATCCAAGATTGATCTCACCCAGGTTTTGCTTATAGAAATAACGGTTAAGTACAGGGTCGTACTCATATTTTGAGATGATGCTTTCTGGATCTGGAAGACTTATTTCCCCAAGCACATATCCTGTTGCTGTGGTGTCCTGAGGCGTTTCCTGAGCCACAGAATCCAGCGAACACACCAGTATCATCAGGCAGGTAAGATATACCGGTACAGACAATTTAGAGTAATTGTTCCTCAATTTACTTACAGCTTTTTAAGAGCCAGTTTGATTATAGCTTCTACGGTGGAATCTGGATCATCTTTAAGGATCTTCTCAACAACTTTGCCGGCCTGGCGCCTGTTATAACCCAAGATCTCTAATGCAGATAACGCTTCTTCCTTATTAGTATTGTTCTGAGAGATGAAAACTTCATCGTCACCTAATACTTTTAGAACCTTGTCTTTAAGATCCAGGATCACCCGTTGGGCTGTTTTAGCACCAATACCCTTAACACTCTGGATCGTAGGTACGTCACCAGATGCGATCGCATCAATAACCTCTCTGGGTTGAAGCGATGACAACATCATCCTTGCTGTACTAGTTCCCACACCCGAAACGGAGATCAATAATTTGAAGATCTCTCTTTCAGATTTCTCTATAAAACCATATAAAGTATGTGAATCTTCTTTTACCTGAAGATAGGTATATAAACTGATTGCTTCAGAATCGGGAATAAGAGAAAAAGTATGCAGTGAGATATTTACGGTATATCCAATTCCGTTGCATTCAATAACAACGTATGTTGGATTTTTTTCAATTAATTGCCCCTTTAAATGATGGATCATGAAAAAAACTTGTGTTCGCTCTCAAATGTAGTAAAATAAACTAAAGGCAGAAATTGAGTTTCTGCCTTCTAATTTGAGTGTATTTATAATTTATTTTTTGAGTTTCTTTTCTTTCTCTTGCGCATCTACCACTGCAACGGCAGCCATATTTACCATTTCCTCCACACTTGCTCCAAGCTGTAAAATATGTACAGGCTTTTTCATCCCCATCATGATAGGACCAATAGAATCCACATCATTAAGCTCCTTAATAAGTTTATAGGTACTGTTCGCCGAGTCCAGATCTGGATAAATTAACGTATTCACCTTCTTCCCTGCAAGTTTAGAAAACGGGAATTTACCTTGAAGCATTTCACGATTGAGTGCGAAATCTACCTGTAGCTCACCGTCCACACTTAACTCCGGATGGAACCTGTGTAAATAAGATACTGCATCCTTAACCTTTCTAGCTCGTGGATCTTTTGAAGAGCCAAAGTTAGCATAAGAGATCATCGCTATCACCGGCTCCATTCCGAATAACTGCACAGTACGTGCTGTCATTTGAGCGATCTTAGCCAGATCTTTCGCCGGCGGATCAATGTTTATTGAGGTATCACTAATAAATAATGGGCCTCTGGAGGTATTCATCACATTTGTAGCAGCTACCCTGGTTACGCCTTTTGCCATTCCAATAAGTTCCAGCATTGGTTTTACCACAGTGGGGTATGCCCTAGAGTATCCCGAGAGCAATGCATCGGCATCACCTTCATTCACCATCATTGCAGCAAAATAATTTCGCTCACGCATTAATTTTTCGGCATCATACTTAGTGACGCCATTTCTATGCCTGGTTTCCCAATATTTGTGCGCATAATTTTTACGGTGCTCTTCTTCCTCGTCAGATTTTGGATCGATGATCAATACATCTTCATTTTCAAAATCTATCTCGGCCATTAATTCAACGATAACCTCTTTTCTTCCCAGAAGAATTGGAGTTCCTATTCCTTCATCTCTCACGATTTGAGCTGCCTTAAGCACATCTAAGTGATCTGCCTCTGCAAAAACGATCCTTTTCGGATTCGTTTTAGCCCGGTTTATGAGTAAGCGGGTAATCTTATTCTCGTTACCCATTCTTTCCAGAAGTTCTTCTTCATATTTCTGCCAATCCTGAATATCCTGTCTGGCCACACCACTTTCCATCGCTGCTTTGGCAACTGCCGGCGGCACTTTGGCTATAAGCCTTGGATCGAATGGCTTCGGAATGATATAATCTGGTCCAAAATTAAGACGGGTTTCACCATAGGCGATATTAACCTGCTCCGGCACTGCTTCTTTAGCAAGTTCAGCAAGAGCTTTCACCGCGGCTTTTTTCATTTCCTCGTTGATCTTTGATGCTCTCACATCCAAAGCTCCACGGAAAATAAATGGAAAACCTAGTACATTATTTACCTGGTTAGGATGATCACTACGGCCGGTTGCCATAATGATATCTTTCCTGGTTTTCATGGCCAGATCGTAATCTATTTCCGGGTTTGGGTTAGCCATAGCGAACACGATAGGCCTTTTAGCCATACTCTTCAACATCTCCGGAGAAACAATATTTGCAATGGAAAGCCCTACAAAAACGTCGGCATTTTTCATAGCCTCTTCAAGGGTATCTATTTTTCTGGCCGTAGCAAATTCTTCTTTTTCTTCAGAAAGGTTATCCCTGTCTTTTCTAATAACTCCTTTACTATCGAGCATTACAATATTTTCAGCTTTAGCGCCAAATGCCTTATAAAGCTTCGTACAGGAAACTGCAGCCGCACCGGCTCCGCTTATCACGATCTTAACTTTTTCGATCTTCTTTTTAGCCAGTTCCAATGCATTCAACAATGCTGCTGCCGAAATGATGGCAGTACCATGCTGGTCATCATGCATTACCGGAATATCGAGTTCAGCCTTTAAACGCTGTTCGATCTCAAATGCTTCAGGAGCTTTAATATCTTCAAGGTTGATTCCACCAAAAGTTGGAGCGATATTCTTTACCGTTTCAATGAATTTATCTACATCCTTGGTGTCCACTTCAATATCAAAAACATCGATATCGGCAAAAATTTTAAAGAGTAAACCCTTCCCTTCCATCACTGGTTTTGAAGCCTCTGGACCTATATCGCCCAATCCCAAAACCGCTGTCCCGTTAGAGATCACGGCAACAAGATTACCCTTAGTGGTATATTTATAAGCGTTCTCTTTATCCTTTTCAATTTCCAGACA from Gramella sp. MT6 harbors:
- the ruvA gene encoding Holliday junction branch migration protein RuvA — its product is MIHHLKGQLIEKNPTYVVIECNGIGYTVNISLHTFSLIPDSEAISLYTYLQVKEDSHTLYGFIEKSEREIFKLLISVSGVGTSTARMMLSSLQPREVIDAIASGDVPTIQSVKGIGAKTAQRVILDLKDKVLKVLGDDEVFISQNNTNKEEALSALEILGYNRRQAGKVVEKILKDDPDSTVEAIIKLALKKL
- a CDS encoding NADP-dependent malic enzyme, coding for MSNTSRKRREALVYHAKPKPGKIEVVPTKKYATQRDLSLAYSPGVAEPCLEIEKDKENAYKYTTKGNLVAVISNGTAVLGLGDIGPEASKPVMEGKGLLFKIFADIDVFDIEVDTKDVDKFIETVKNIAPTFGGINLEDIKAPEAFEIEQRLKAELDIPVMHDDQHGTAIISAAALLNALELAKKKIEKVKIVISGAGAAAVSCTKLYKAFGAKAENIVMLDSKGVIRKDRDNLSEEKEEFATARKIDTLEEAMKNADVFVGLSIANIVSPEMLKSMAKRPIVFAMANPNPEIDYDLAMKTRKDIIMATGRSDHPNQVNNVLGFPFIFRGALDVRASKINEEMKKAAVKALAELAKEAVPEQVNIAYGETRLNFGPDYIIPKPFDPRLIAKVPPAVAKAAMESGVARQDIQDWQKYEEELLERMGNENKITRLLINRAKTNPKRIVFAEADHLDVLKAAQIVRDEGIGTPILLGRKEVIVELMAEIDFENEDVLIIDPKSDEEEEHRKNYAHKYWETRHRNGVTKYDAEKLMRERNYFAAMMVNEGDADALLSGYSRAYPTVVKPMLELIGMAKGVTRVAATNVMNTSRGPLFISDTSINIDPPAKDLAKIAQMTARTVQLFGMEPVIAMISYANFGSSKDPRARKVKDAVSYLHRFHPELSVDGELQVDFALNREMLQGKFPFSKLAGKKVNTLIYPDLDSANSTYKLIKELNDVDSIGPIMMGMKKPVHILQLGASVEEMVNMAAVAVVDAQEKEKKLKK